Genomic window (Longimicrobium sp.):
CAGGTGCACGGGGATGGCGTCGGAGTTGAATGCGTCCACCACGATCAGGTCGTACCGGTGCGCGGGCGCGTGCTGCAGCGACAGCCGCGCATCCCCCAGCACCACCGTGGTCCGCGCCGGAGAGTCGGTGAGGTAGGTGAAATAGCGCCGGTCGCGCGCCATCTCCAGGATCCCCGGGTCGATCTCGTAGAACGTCCACTCCTCGCCGGCGTTCGCGTACGAGGCCAGCGTCCCCGTCCCCAGCCCCACGGCGGCGACGCGACGGTGCCCGGCCTTTTCCGCCGTCGCCGCGAACACGCTGCCCAGCGGGCCGGAGCGCGCGTAATAGGTCAGCGGCTCGCGGCGGCGCTTGGGGTCCAGGCTCTGCGCGCCGTGCAGCGTGGAGCCGTGGTACAGCGCGTGGAAGCCGCCCATCTCCGGCTGCTCGAGCACCGCGAAGCGGCCGTAGAACGAGCGGTGCGCCAGGATCGTCGGCTCGCGCCGCAGCATGAAGGTGGAGCGCAGGAAGAGCGAAGCGCCGATGCACAGCGCCAGCCACGCCGGCGCGCGCCCCAGCCCGGCGGAGACGAGCGCCATCAGCACGGCGGCGAGCGGCAGCTGCAGCGCGGTGGGGATCCCCGGCACGTCCGTTCGCGACACCAGCAGGAGCGCGAACACGAACGCGGCCGTGCGCAGCACGTTCATCACCACCTGCCGCGGCGCCCACGCCCCGCGCGGCCAGGGACGCGCCAGACACGCCAGCGTGAGGACGATGGGATACTCCCAGGTGCGCGTGAAGGCGACCGGCGCGACGAGGACGTTGAAGATCCCCCCCAGCACCCCGCCCACCGCGATCCACAGGTAGAACTCGGTGAGATGCGTCACCGACGGCCGCCGCCGCGACAGCTCGCCGTGGGACACCATGGCGATGACGAACAGGCCCAGCAGGTGCAGGGGGATGACCTGCATTGGCCGCCGCGTGAAGCCGTACATCAGCAGCAGCGACACCGCGGCGATGAAGAACGGCTCCAGCGCCAGCATCCACCCGTGCTTCAGCGGCGGCCGGGTGGCGAACGCCAGGGTGAAGCTGAGGAGATAAAGCGCCAGCGGCACCACCCACAGCAGCGGGATCGGCGCCACGTCGGTGGTGATGAAGGTGGTGACGCTCAGCAGCAGCGACGACGGGATGAACGCCAGCCCCACCCAGACCAGCCGCTCGCGCGTGGTCACCCGGAGATCGATCCCCGAACCCACCGCCACCCCGTCAGACGGCGCGCCGGAGAGCGAGAGGCCCCGCGCCGGCGACAGGCGCCACACGGCGACGGCGGAGAGGACGACGAAGACGGCCAGGACGCCGTAGCCCACCGCCCAGGTGCGGCTCTGCTCCATCAGCCGGAGCCGCGGCTCCATCACGAACGGATAGCCGAGGAGCGCCAGCATGCTGCCGAGGTTGCTGGCGGCGTACAGCCAGTACGGGTTCGACGCGCCGGGATGCCCCGTCTCCGCGAACCACTTCTGCAGCATCGGCCCCGTCGCCGACAGGACGAAGAACGGCAGCCCGACCGTGGTCACCATCAGCATGAGCAGCCAGGCGATGGGCTCCTGCCCCCCGCGCGGCGCCGCGCCCGCCACGCTGATCGGCAGCATCAGCGCCGCGCCGGCCAGGAGGACGAGGTGCACCGCCGCCTGCCGCCGCACGCCCAGCGTGCGCGCGCCCACGTGCGCGTACAGGTAGCCGCCCAGCAGCGCGGCTTGGAAGAAGAGCATGCAGGTGTTCCACACCG
Coding sequences:
- a CDS encoding fused MFS/spermidine synthase yields the protein MSQQTSAAAPSLGAADAPAAAVPAAQAHRWVLAVFTAAIFTSAFLLFLVQPMFSRFVLPLLGGTPAVWNTCMLFFQAALLGGYLYAHVGARTLGVRRQAAVHLVLLAGAALMLPISVAGAAPRGGQEPIAWLLMLMVTTVGLPFFVLSATGPMLQKWFAETGHPGASNPYWLYAASNLGSMLALLGYPFVMEPRLRLMEQSRTWAVGYGVLAVFVVLSAVAVWRLSPARGLSLSGAPSDGVAVGSGIDLRVTTRERLVWVGLAFIPSSLLLSVTTFITTDVAPIPLLWVVPLALYLLSFTLAFATRPPLKHGWMLALEPFFIAAVSLLLMYGFTRRPMQVIPLHLLGLFVIAMVSHGELSRRRPSVTHLTEFYLWIAVGGVLGGIFNVLVAPVAFTRTWEYPIVLTLACLARPWPRGAWAPRQVVMNVLRTAAFVFALLLVSRTDVPGIPTALQLPLAAVLMALVSAGLGRAPAWLALCIGASLFLRSTFMLRREPTILAHRSFYGRFAVLEQPEMGGFHALYHGSTLHGAQSLDPKRRREPLTYYARSGPLGSVFAATAEKAGHRRVAAVGLGTGTLASYANAGEEWTFYEIDPGILEMARDRRYFTYLTDSPARTTVVLGDARLSLQHAPAHRYDLIVVDAFNSDAIPVHLLTREALGVYLDKLAPGGIVMLHLSNRYLELESVVAALARERGLSARIGENRLRGFYLSASSWAAVARSDADLGPLAVDANWRPARNRLNVQPWTDDFSSVLSVWR